In one window of Sphingomonas glaciei DNA:
- the queE gene encoding 7-carboxy-7-deazaguanine synthase yields the protein MTYAIKECFLTLQGEGVQSGARAVFLRFAGCNLWSGREADRATAQCRFCDTDFVGTDGVNGGKFADAEALADLVERLWGEGPEQRLVVVTGGEPMLQLDAALIDALHRRRFRVAAESNGTLAATPGIDWLCISPKAGTQVVQRSGDELKLVWPQAGIDLAELEGWDFRHLLIQPMDGPEGSVAEAIAVAMDRPRWRLSLQTHKMVGLA from the coding sequence TTGCAGGGCGAGGGCGTGCAGAGCGGCGCCCGGGCGGTGTTCCTGCGCTTTGCCGGCTGCAACCTGTGGAGCGGGCGCGAGGCCGATCGCGCCACCGCGCAGTGCCGCTTCTGCGACACCGATTTCGTCGGCACCGATGGGGTTAACGGGGGCAAGTTCGCCGATGCCGAAGCGCTTGCCGATCTGGTCGAGCGTCTGTGGGGCGAGGGACCTGAGCAGCGGCTGGTGGTGGTGACGGGCGGCGAACCGATGCTGCAGCTCGACGCCGCACTGATCGATGCGCTGCATCGGCGCAGGTTCCGGGTGGCGGCGGAAAGCAACGGGACGCTCGCCGCGACGCCGGGGATCGACTGGCTGTGCATCAGTCCCAAGGCCGGGACGCAGGTCGTGCAGCGGTCGGGCGACGAGCTGAAGCTGGTCTGGCCGCAGGCGGGGATCGACCTCGCCGAGCTCGAAGGCTGGGACTTCCGCCACTTGCTGATTCAGCCGATGGACGGGCCGGAGGGAAGCGTCGCGGAGGCGATCGCGGTGGCGATGGACCGACCGCGCTGGCGGCTGAGCCTGCAGACCCACAAGATGGTGGGCCTGGCCTGA